GAGAAATTCTTGAGAAGCAAAAAGGACTATATCTGAAGCTAGGAGTTGAACCTCCCTGCTCGTCATGAGTATTCGGGAATCTAGGGTGTAAGATACCTTTGAGATTCTTGTTTTTTCGGGAGAAGAAGAACCATCTTCTCTTCCAAGCCAAAAATCTCAACAATTAAACACCATCACCAGCGGAATTCTAACCGCAAGGTTAGTGGAGCTGGTTCAACTTTTCTGTACTAAAAAGTTGAATGTGATACTAACGATACTATCGTATTATCAGATGTTGGTTTTAGTTCAGCTTTTCTAAAAAGCTGAAAATTTTGTTTCTTTTGTTTCCAAAAGAAATCTTGAGAAATAAAATTATATATTACGATTCTATATAAAGATAAAGATTTTATCGTTTAGTAAACGATCTTCTCTTGTATTCATTTTCATTCGGGATTATTCGGTGCTAAAATTCTTAAGAGATCCAGTGATTCCATTAATTGATAGTCTTTTAAATACAGGTTGAAAATCCATCATCCTAACCCTTACAATAATCTTCAGGAACAGGTATAACATACGGTTTCTTCGACAAAGGACTTTCCTTAACAATCACCGGTGTTTTATACACTTCCTCAATTATATCGTATTTAAATACATTTTCGGCTGTATCAAAAATTCTAATTTTTCCGTTATTCATCAAAACAACACGATCTGAATACTCAGCCGCCAGATTAAGGTCATGAAGGACAATCAAAATAGTCATTCCAAATTTTCGATTAAGTTTCCTTAAAATATCCATAATCTGAATCTGATGTGAAATATCCAGACTGGATACAGGTTCATCAAGTAGCATTAGACCGGGTTCCTGACAAAGAGCTTTGGCAATCTGAGCCAATTGCCTTTCCCCTCCACTTATCTCGTCCAGTTCCTTTTCAGTAAGCTGTGAAATACCTGTTAAATTTATATATTCTTCTGTTTTATCAAGATCATTTTTTGATCTGAAAAATTGTAATGGCTTAAAATATGGATATCTACCCATGGAAACATAGTCGAAAACTGTAATTGTAGCTGGGGTTAAAAATTGTT
This window of the Candidatus Delongbacteria bacterium genome carries:
- a CDS encoding ABC transporter ATP-binding protein; translation: MKGVSLKLEKICSGYGNKRIIEDIDLDINAGEIISVCGPNGTGKSTLFKTISGFLKPISGNVIIDGKNIKSHTLKEMAAIMAVVKQFLTPATITVFDYVSMGRYPYFKPLQFFRSKNDLDKTEEYINLTGISQLTEKELDEISGGERQLAQIAKALCQEPGLMLLDEPVSSLDISHQIQIMDILRKLNRKFGMTILIVLHDLNLAAEYSDRVVLMNNGKIRIFDTAENVFKYDIIEEVYKTPVIVKESPLSKKPYVIPVPEDYCKG